Proteins co-encoded in one Oncorhynchus masou masou isolate Uvic2021 unplaced genomic scaffold, UVic_Omas_1.1 unplaced_scaffold_1958, whole genome shotgun sequence genomic window:
- the LOC135532637 gene encoding complement factor I-like, with protein KLKVTRELQQYHSCSIWWCCVAEVRAARDLLEVKVHCGIPNNTVLEESDRGEKRKRQKRVVGGVPAQPTQIQWQVAIQEGSHIDCGGAYIGGCWVLTAAHCVRPKPEVYWIKFSLWKKRSIQGTTDIVPVKNIIIHHKYNANTYENDIALIEMEKLPFKSQCFEENPAVSAVCVPWSVQLFNPNHTCSISGWGRKKDGSSSDVLLWANVSLIANCQGFYGPRYFDGMMCAGDLEGNVDSCQGDSGGPLVCQDSLGVSYLWGIVSWGEKCGQAKFPGVYTKVAHYFDWIRTHTGWAAVTKYNL; from the exons TAAAGCTGAAAGTAACCAGGGAGTTACAGCAATACCACTCATGCAGTATTTGGTGGTGTTGTGTTGCAGAGGTGAGAGCAGCCAGGGATCTTCTAGAAGTGAAGGTACACTGTGGAATCCCCAACAATACAGTCTTAGAAGAATCGgacagaggagaaaagaggaagagGCAGAAACGAGTGGTGGGAGGAGTGCCGGCACAACCG ACTCAGATCCAATGGCAGGTGGCGATACAGGAGGGGAGTCATATCGACTGTGGTGGGGCATATATCGGGGGATGCTGGGTGCTGACCgccgctcactgtgtcag gccCAAACCAGAGGTGTACTGGATCAAGTTCAGTCTCTGGAAGAAGAGATCAATTCAGGGAACAACAGACATCGTTCCTGTCAAGAACATCATCATACACCACAA GTACAATGCTAACACGTATGAGAATGACATAGCCCTGATAGAGATGGAGAAGCTTCCATTCAAGTCCCAATGTTTTGAAGAGAACCCAGcagtcagtgctgtgtgtgttcCCTGGTCCGTACAACTGTTCAACCCCAACCATACCTGCAGCATATCAGGCTGGGGGAGGAAgaaag ATGGTTCGTCATCTGATGTGCTGCTCTGGGCCAACGTCTCTCTGATCGCCAACTGTCAGGGATTCTACGGCCCGCGTTACTTCGACGGAATGATGTGCGCAG gtgatctGGAGGGCAACGTGGACTCGTGTCAGGGTGATTCTGGAGGTCCTCTGGTGTGCCAGGACTCTCTAGGTGTTTCCTACCTCTGGGGTATAGTCTCCTGGGGGGAGAAGTGTGGGCAGGCCAAGTTCCCTGGAGTGTACACTAAAGTGGCACACTACTTCGACTGGATCCGCACTCACACTGGCTGGGCTGCTGTCACTAAATACAACCTgtaa